The genomic region CGGCGAATCGCAGACGATGTATTTAAAGTCTTTGGACAACTCTTCCAGTATTCTGCCGACGCCTTCCTGGTTCAAGGAATCCTTGTCGCGCGTTTGCGATGCCGCGAGAATGTAAAGTTGATTGCAGTGCTTGTCGCGGATCAAGGCCTGATTCAAAGTCGCCTCGCCGTTGATAACGTTGATCAAGTCATAAACCACCCGGCGTTCGCAACCCATGATCAAATCCAAATTCCGCAAACCCACGTCAAAATCGATGACTGCGGTTTTATGGCCCCTTTTTGCGAGGCCCATTGCTATGGCGGCGCTTGTCGTGGTTTTGCCGACCCCGCCCTTGCCGGATGTGACGACTATAATTCTTGCCAATGGCTTTTCCTCCAAAAATAATGGAACGTATTAAATGTCTTTAATGATCAACGAATTGTCTTTTAGATAGATCTGCACGGGTTTGTTGCGGACACTGTCGTTCAAATCTTCGCTGATTTTATAGATACCCGCAATCGAGATCAGCTCTGCTTGTAAGTCGGAACAGAAAATGCGTGCTTTGGTGTCGCCCTGGACGCCGGCCAATGCCCTTCCTCTCAACGTGGCATAGACGTGGATGTTTCCCTCGGCCATGATTTCGGTGCCGGAACTGACCTGGGCCAGAACGATCAGATCGCCTTGCGAATACACCCGCTGGCCCGAACGTATCGGCTGAGTGATCACGGTCGTGCTCGGAGCATCCGCTTTATGATCGGTAGGTTCGGGCGTCGGAACGATCGTCTTCGCTTTTTGCAGGTCCGCCGTCTGGGCCGTATGAATGGAATGCACGGGGATGCCCTGGGCGATCGCTTCCTGATTTTGCTGTGCAGTGCCGCCGCGTATGCCGATCGGAAGCAAACCCAATGTCCGGATCGTTTTTATGAATTCCGGAACATCGATGTCGAGCGCTTGCTTGTTCAACTCCTGAACATCGAACACTAACGGAGAATTCTTGAAAAACTCAGGCGCCAGATTTATTTTTTCCTGAAGTTGCTGCTCAATGACGACCAGATCATTGCTGGAGAGTACTAAAACGGGAACCGAAAAGGTGCTGCTCTTAAATACCAGGGCGGGCGGGTGATAAGGCGCTCTGTTAGTGTCTGTTGTCATCCGTTGTTTCTGCTTGATCGGTAATATACTAAATTCTATCATTGATCAAAAAAAAAATCATATTTCAAGAACTCATTCACACTTTTTTTGTCACGGGCTTGAAGGGTCTGCGCTTTCCTCCAAAACTGAATCCGGTCAAATCCGCCAAATGCCGGTCCGCCCAAGCGTCAAATCACCGCCCACGTTCCGGCGTGCCTTGTGTAGCGGGCAAGACCCGGCAGAACACAATCCTGTCTTCAAGGGACCTCGATCGGCTGGCCGACAAAGGCCGGAAACCGTTGCAAGAATTCATTCTCCCCGCCGTCTGATTCAACCGGGCGGCGATGCGCACCGATCGAACAATTGCCGGCATTTGTCCGGCCGCCATTCCGGCAATTCCCCGCAG from Methylosarcina fibrata AML-C10 harbors:
- the minC gene encoding septum site-determining protein MinC; translation: MTTDTNRAPYHPPALVFKSSTFSVPVLVLSSNDLVVIEQQLQEKINLAPEFFKNSPLVFDVQELNKQALDIDVPEFIKTIRTLGLLPIGIRGGTAQQNQEAIAQGIPVHSIHTAQTADLQKAKTIVPTPEPTDHKADAPSTTVITQPIRSGQRVYSQGDLIVLAQVSSGTEIMAEGNIHVYATLRGRALAGVQGDTKARIFCSDLQAELISIAGIYKISEDLNDSVRNKPVQIYLKDNSLIIKDI